In the genome of Solibacillus silvestris, one region contains:
- a CDS encoding DNA topoisomerase I, whose product MLVLGLLTYIMILVILVNVNLYVALGFIFVTSVVAKAYLPQLKGYVGEQRIRKLLESLGEEVKIYNDLYVPKKNGEMTQVDHVLLSPKGIFVIETKNYTGWIFGSESQKNWTQTIYKKRSRFYNPVMQNNTHVKALQHYLNMDVPLHSIIVFSNAATFKFKEPFQQAHVIQTKHLKRTINQITSQEISSEQLSRISQMLHALVPKTKQQKKEIKKQHLEHVKEMAKPAKKRVSKVKVEPVTAGTVIAESISIASDHTCPKCGSNLVMRNGKRGAFYGCQGFPKCRFTRDL is encoded by the coding sequence ATGTTAGTTCTCGGTTTATTGACATACATAATGATTTTAGTAATTTTAGTAAATGTGAATTTGTACGTAGCACTTGGCTTTATCTTTGTAACATCCGTTGTTGCTAAAGCCTATTTACCACAGCTGAAAGGATATGTAGGTGAGCAGCGTATCCGTAAATTGCTGGAAAGTCTAGGGGAGGAAGTGAAGATTTACAATGATCTGTATGTCCCGAAAAAGAATGGGGAAATGACGCAGGTCGATCATGTTTTACTTTCGCCGAAAGGTATTTTTGTAATCGAAACGAAAAATTATACGGGCTGGATTTTTGGTAGTGAAAGTCAAAAAAATTGGACGCAAACAATTTATAAGAAAAGATCGCGTTTCTATAATCCAGTCATGCAAAATAACACACATGTAAAAGCATTGCAGCACTATTTAAATATGGATGTGCCGTTGCATTCAATTATCGTTTTTTCGAACGCGGCAACATTTAAATTTAAAGAACCTTTTCAACAAGCGCATGTTATTCAAACAAAACATTTAAAAAGAACAATTAACCAAATTACCTCGCAGGAAATCTCAAGCGAACAACTTAGCAGAATTTCGCAGATGCTGCATGCACTTGTTCCTAAAACTAAACAGCAAAAGAAGGAAATTAAAAAGCAGCATCTGGAACATGTGAAAGAGATGGCCAAACCAGCAAAGAAAAGAGTAAGTAAAGTGAAAGTCGAGCCCGTTACTGCAGGGACGGTTATTGCTGAGTCTATTAGTATTGCTTCAGATCATACTTGCCCGAAATGCGGCAGTAACTTGGTAATGCGCAATGGTAAGCGCGGAGCATTTTATGGCTGTCAGGGCTTTCCGAAGTGTCGATTTACGAGGGATTTATAA
- a CDS encoding transcriptional regulator codes for MNKNDLRVIKTKKTIHKALLLLLKKKSLPQIKITELCKEATINRGTFYFHYQSVDDVLEELFEEIMMDLHISYDEPFKEGLQLTVNGLNLNPNSVKIFDHVKKYEDFYKIVLSEDVSMKYYYMLFDEICKLMNETDYLKHEHQLNKYLHAYNANAIIGLLIQWYLNNFEDSVDMMNNRLVEIVKFRQSLK; via the coding sequence ATGAATAAAAACGATCTTCGTGTTATCAAAACGAAAAAAACAATACATAAAGCATTACTGTTATTATTGAAGAAAAAATCATTGCCTCAAATTAAAATTACCGAGCTTTGTAAAGAAGCAACGATTAACCGGGGTACTTTTTATTTCCATTATCAAAGTGTTGACGATGTGCTGGAGGAATTATTCGAGGAAATCATGATGGATTTACATATTTCTTATGATGAGCCATTTAAAGAAGGACTGCAATTAACCGTCAACGGTCTCAACTTAAACCCAAATTCAGTAAAGATTTTCGACCACGTAAAAAAATACGAGGACTTTTACAAAATTGTATTATCTGAAGATGTATCGATGAAATATTATTACATGCTTTTTGATGAAATCTGCAAGCTGATGAATGAGACCGATTATTTAAAGCATGAACATCAGTTAAATAAATATCTGCATGCCTATAATGCAAATGCCATCATCGGATTACTCATTCAATGGTATTTGAACAACTTTGAAGACTCTGTAGATATGATGAACAACCGCCTCGTGGAAATTGTGAAGTTTCGGCAGTCGCTAAAGTGA
- a CDS encoding ribonuclease codes for MVKNRNVRLLFSWVLIVFILIQPLQSTVTNAAAGDGSWSTPYSVSQAISNQNNSTKTVQGYVVGQPTSTTTVLTGSFPNDYALAIADNANETNIANMIYVQIPTSFRSSYGLKSNPSLMGKSVKITGALSAYFSHPGLKNSTAFEVVGGSPADPEPTPTPNPSTGAYYDAAIGKTGAALKSALHNIIDDHTEIPYSNVWTALRETDEDPNNSNNVILLYTGRSQSKFTNGGNVNDWNREHVWAKSHGGFGTSMGAGTDLHHLRPTDVSVNGTRSNLDFDNGGNEHSEASGNYYDSDSWEPRDSVKGDVARMLFYMAVRYEGDSGELDLELNNQVNNGTAPYHGKLSVLLQWHKQDPVDNFERTRNEIIYTDYQHNRNPFIDHPEWASAIWE; via the coding sequence ATGGTTAAAAATCGAAATGTACGTCTACTGTTTTCTTGGGTACTTATTGTTTTCATTTTAATTCAGCCTCTTCAATCTACTGTTACAAATGCAGCAGCTGGGGACGGGTCGTGGTCGACACCTTACTCCGTATCTCAGGCAATCAGCAATCAAAACAACTCCACAAAAACAGTTCAAGGTTATGTGGTGGGACAACCTACATCAACAACGACCGTCCTTACAGGCAGTTTTCCGAATGACTATGCATTGGCAATAGCGGACAATGCGAACGAAACGAATATCGCTAACATGATCTATGTACAGATTCCAACTTCTTTCCGCTCTTCTTACGGATTAAAATCAAATCCTTCATTAATGGGGAAAAGCGTGAAAATCACGGGCGCCTTGTCAGCATACTTTTCTCATCCTGGATTAAAAAATAGTACAGCTTTTGAAGTAGTGGGGGGAAGTCCTGCCGATCCTGAGCCGACTCCGACACCAAATCCTTCAACGGGTGCCTATTATGATGCAGCTATAGGGAAAACCGGTGCAGCTTTAAAATCGGCTTTGCATAATATTATAGATGACCATACCGAAATTCCGTATTCCAATGTATGGACAGCTCTTCGCGAAACAGATGAAGATCCCAACAATTCGAATAACGTCATTCTTCTTTATACAGGCCGCTCCCAAAGCAAATTTACAAACGGCGGGAACGTGAATGACTGGAACCGTGAGCATGTTTGGGCAAAATCGCACGGTGGTTTTGGCACATCGATGGGTGCAGGAACAGACTTGCATCATTTGCGTCCAACCGATGTCAGTGTCAACGGTACGCGAAGCAATCTTGACTTTGACAATGGCGGGAACGAGCATTCAGAAGCATCCGGCAACTACTATGATTCTGATTCATGGGAGCCAAGAGACAGCGTAAAAGGTGATGTTGCCCGTATGCTGTTTTATATGGCGGTTCGCTATGAAGGAGACAGCGGGGAACTTGATTTGGAATTAAATAATCAGGTCAACAACGGCACAGCTCCTTATCACGGGAAGCTTTCGGTACTGCTCCAATGGCATAAACAAGACCCGGTCGACAATTTTGAACGTACAAGAAATGAAATTATTTATACCGATTACCAGCATAACCGTAATCCATTTATCGATCATCCTGAGTGGGCATCCGCTATTTGGGAATAA
- a CDS encoding cupin, whose protein sequence is MYYQSYGYPYQAPYYVNSSPYNYVGTPTYWTYPYGAVSINQLNPSPVSGGNNGMMLKDYGATPFVININEASKQNNTYRTALWTGKHLQLTLMSLEPGEDVGLEMHPNVDQFLRIEQGQGVTQMGKNKDQLDFRRNVQDDFAIFIPAGTWHNLTNTGNVPLKLYSIYAPPNHPFGTVHPTKAAAMAMKEGGGHSNEFPVISGKTPDEWIRHTEYLVKEGLEDFQRGINTTHILQEFILMGVLVGKGYSPEEAYETVEEWERSGKSKLLQQSKNM, encoded by the coding sequence ATGTATTATCAATCTTATGGGTATCCATATCAAGCGCCATATTATGTGAATTCTTCGCCGTATAATTATGTTGGAACCCCGACTTACTGGACATACCCATATGGGGCTGTTTCTATAAATCAATTAAATCCCTCTCCTGTTTCCGGTGGTAATAATGGAATGATGTTAAAGGATTATGGAGCGACCCCATTTGTCATCAATATTAACGAGGCATCGAAGCAAAACAATACGTATCGTACGGCTTTATGGACTGGCAAACATTTGCAGCTCACATTAATGAGTCTGGAGCCGGGAGAAGATGTTGGACTGGAGATGCATCCGAATGTCGATCAATTTTTACGGATAGAGCAAGGGCAAGGGGTAACTCAAATGGGCAAAAATAAAGATCAATTAGACTTTAGAAGAAATGTCCAGGATGACTTTGCCATTTTTATCCCTGCCGGAACATGGCATAACTTAACGAATACCGGTAATGTCCCACTAAAACTATATTCTATCTACGCTCCACCGAACCATCCATTCGGAACGGTTCACCCTACGAAAGCTGCAGCAATGGCTATGAAAGAAGGCGGAGGTCACAGCAATGAATTCCCTGTTATTTCTGGGAAGACGCCGGATGAATGGATACGGCATACCGAATATTTAGTGAAAGAAGGATTAGAAGATTTTCAAAGAGGGATAAACACTACTCATATTCTTCAGGAATTTATTCTTATGGGCGTTCTAGTAGGAAAAGGATACTCCCCGGAAGAAGCATATGAGACAGTGGAGGAGTGGGAACGATCCGGGAAGTCTAAACTTCTGCAGCAAAGCAAAAATATGTAG
- a CDS encoding citrate transporter, producing the protein MLSIIGIITILVIVALLISGRVSPIVAMVIPPIVAMFVAGYSFDDLGVFFDEGISSVISVAIMFIFAIIFFGIMQDVGLFEPIINKMVALSKGNVVLVAIVTVVIAVIAQLDGSGASTFLISITALLPLYVRLGMNPYLLLLLVGGSAAIINMIPWGGPLGRVASVLDTDVTELWHPLIKIQVIGVVLMLLLAIFMGFREKRLIAKRAQTGQTLKFDLSNSILNAETDETLKRPKLIWANAILAIVVLAVLMSGLLPAGLAFLIGVAIALPLNYRTPKEQMGRIQAHASNALTMASIIIAAGLFLGILNGTGMLTAIANNAVNILPSFLAQYLHIIIGVLGVPFDLLLSTDAYYFALFPVVDQIGLTYGIDSLSTAYAMIIGNIVGTFVSPLAPAVWLALGLSGLEMGKHLKFSFFWMWGLSITLLIIAVLIGVVQV; encoded by the coding sequence ATGTTAAGTATCATTGGTATTATTACGATTTTAGTTATCGTCGCACTGTTAATTAGCGGACGTGTCTCACCAATTGTCGCGATGGTTATTCCGCCAATCGTGGCGATGTTTGTTGCGGGCTATTCGTTTGATGATTTAGGGGTATTTTTCGATGAAGGAATTAGTTCTGTAATCAGTGTTGCCATCATGTTTATTTTCGCGATTATTTTCTTCGGAATTATGCAGGATGTCGGGTTATTCGAACCTATTATCAATAAAATGGTAGCGCTGTCAAAAGGGAATGTCGTGCTTGTTGCGATCGTAACGGTAGTTATTGCAGTTATCGCGCAGCTGGACGGTTCCGGTGCTTCCACGTTCTTAATTTCAATCACGGCATTATTGCCGCTTTATGTTCGACTAGGCATGAACCCGTACTTACTTTTACTATTAGTCGGCGGTTCTGCGGCGATTATCAATATGATTCCATGGGGTGGTCCATTAGGACGTGTTGCTTCAGTACTTGATACAGATGTAACAGAGCTCTGGCATCCGTTAATTAAAATTCAGGTGATCGGCGTTGTGCTCATGCTGCTACTAGCTATCTTTATGGGCTTCCGTGAAAAACGTCTAATTGCGAAACGAGCGCAAACAGGACAAACATTAAAGTTTGATTTGAGCAACAGTATTTTAAATGCTGAAACGGATGAAACATTGAAACGTCCAAAGCTCATTTGGGCAAACGCAATTTTAGCAATTGTTGTTCTTGCTGTGTTAATGTCCGGCCTTTTACCAGCGGGGTTAGCGTTCCTGATCGGTGTCGCAATCGCTTTACCATTAAACTACCGAACACCGAAAGAACAAATGGGACGCATTCAGGCACATGCATCAAACGCGTTGACGATGGCTTCGATCATTATTGCTGCCGGCCTGTTTTTAGGAATTTTAAACGGGACAGGCATGTTGACGGCCATTGCAAATAATGCCGTAAATATTTTGCCAAGCTTTTTAGCTCAGTATTTACATATTATTATCGGGGTGCTTGGTGTACCTTTTGACTTGCTGTTAAGTACGGACGCCTACTACTTCGCGCTGTTCCCGGTTGTTGATCAAATCGGTTTAACATATGGCATCGATTCATTATCGACAGCATATGCGATGATCATCGGTAACATCGTCGGCACATTCGTATCACCACTTGCACCAGCAGTATGGTTGGCACTAGGTCTATCAGGCCTGGAAATGGGCAAACACTTAAAGTTCTCATTCTTCTGGATGTGGGGATTGAGTATTACCCTACTGATCATTGCGGTATTAATTGGTGTGGTACAAGTATAG
- a CDS encoding methionine sulfoxide reductase A (this stereospecific enzymes reduces the S isomer of methionine sulfoxide while MsrB reduces the R form; a fusion protein of this enzyme with MsrB provides protection against oxidative stress in Neisseria gonorrhoeae) — protein METVYFAGGCLWGVQAFMKTLPGVTFTEAGRANGTTTTLDGDYDGYAECVKTEFDPSVVSMRELMDYFFEIIDPYSVNKQGEDVGEKYRTGVYSKNEAHLIEAKAFITARPDADRIVVEVLPLTNYVRSAEEHQDRLTRCPDDYCHIPEALLTKYK, from the coding sequence ATGGAAACTGTATATTTTGCAGGCGGCTGTTTATGGGGTGTACAGGCATTTATGAAAACATTGCCGGGTGTGACATTTACTGAAGCGGGAAGAGCGAATGGAACGACAACCACTCTGGACGGCGATTATGATGGGTATGCCGAGTGTGTCAAAACCGAGTTTGATCCAAGTGTTGTATCGATGCGGGAATTAATGGATTACTTTTTTGAAATCATCGATCCGTACAGTGTGAACAAACAAGGCGAGGATGTAGGCGAGAAATACCGAACGGGTGTCTATAGCAAAAACGAAGCACACTTGATTGAGGCAAAAGCATTTATTACAGCGAGACCCGATGCTGACCGGATAGTTGTGGAAGTGCTGCCGCTCACTAACTATGTGAGAAGTGCGGAAGAGCATCAGGACCGGTTAACAAGATGTCCGGATGATTACTGCCATATTCCTGAAGCGTTATTAACGAAATATAAATGA
- a CDS encoding histidine kinase has translation MINRLKQSLTAHLIMTISGIIFTICVLFLLLINHYLDESILDEMGEKALTSAYLIADRPDVVAAFSTENPSSILQPIAEDIRKQTGANFVVIGNKQGIRYTHPNTGKIGKSMVGGDNDSALINKESVVSVTTGSMGESVRGKVPVLVDGNVVGVVSVGFLTKDLQGTIDTAFFGWLQITLLLAVFGIVCAVLISLYVKEQLLGMQPAQIAKLYSAYHTILEETTDGVILTTLNNEVVIANSRAKELISSLTEGISLHTLLPERLFKEEVIQALEIPLQQQEMIFSKTPLKHEKQLGYLYILRAKLEYETVINELTLVKQQARMQRAKTHEFANKLHVILGLLKQSHIEEAIGFIRQEQQDSTKQQQALATQPSILLQALLEGKISEAKERGITISIETEDVLIDYNDEEVDALLTSLGNVLQNAIDELDQTTIPDKQIKLFIQQYRNELIIEVHDNGPGIDAETANKIFTLGFTTKDGYDRGYGLAISEQALEKVGGSLLIEESDLGGACFLIILQRK, from the coding sequence ATGATCAATCGCTTAAAACAATCACTAACAGCCCATCTTATCATGACAATCAGCGGAATCATTTTTACGATTTGTGTGCTGTTTTTACTGCTGATCAATCATTACTTGGATGAATCGATACTGGATGAGATGGGGGAAAAGGCGTTGACGAGTGCCTACTTGATTGCTGATCGGCCGGATGTCGTCGCCGCATTTTCTACGGAAAATCCGTCTTCCATTCTTCAGCCGATTGCAGAGGATATACGAAAGCAGACCGGAGCGAATTTCGTCGTGATAGGGAATAAGCAGGGCATTCGCTATACGCATCCTAACACCGGAAAGATTGGGAAGTCGATGGTCGGCGGGGATAATGATTCGGCGCTGATTAACAAAGAGTCCGTTGTTTCCGTAACGACGGGTTCAATGGGGGAATCGGTTCGCGGGAAAGTACCGGTTCTGGTTGACGGCAATGTTGTCGGGGTTGTTTCGGTTGGATTTTTGACAAAAGATCTTCAGGGAACAATCGATACTGCCTTTTTCGGATGGCTTCAGATCACGCTCCTTCTGGCGGTTTTCGGGATTGTCTGTGCGGTGCTGATCTCGCTTTATGTAAAGGAACAGCTGCTCGGTATGCAGCCGGCGCAAATTGCGAAGCTTTATTCGGCCTATCATACAATACTAGAGGAAACAACGGATGGCGTGATCTTAACGACACTGAATAATGAAGTGGTGATTGCCAATTCACGTGCGAAGGAACTCATCTCATCCCTGACAGAAGGGATATCATTACATACGCTGCTTCCGGAACGGCTATTTAAAGAAGAAGTCATCCAGGCGCTGGAAATTCCGTTGCAGCAGCAGGAAATGATTTTTTCGAAAACGCCATTGAAACATGAAAAGCAGCTCGGCTATTTATATATTTTGCGTGCCAAGCTTGAGTATGAAACAGTGATTAATGAGCTGACATTGGTGAAGCAGCAGGCGCGTATGCAGCGGGCAAAAACACATGAATTTGCGAATAAGCTGCACGTTATCCTTGGCTTGTTGAAGCAATCCCATATTGAAGAAGCGATTGGATTTATCAGGCAGGAGCAGCAGGATTCTACGAAACAGCAACAGGCACTTGCAACACAGCCCTCAATATTGCTGCAGGCGTTACTTGAAGGGAAAATATCAGAAGCGAAAGAGCGCGGTATTACCATTTCGATTGAAACCGAGGATGTATTAATCGATTATAATGATGAAGAAGTGGACGCATTATTAACATCGCTAGGGAATGTCCTTCAAAATGCGATAGATGAATTGGATCAAACAACTATACCGGATAAGCAAATTAAGCTGTTTATACAGCAGTATCGTAATGAGCTCATCATAGAGGTGCATGATAATGGCCCGGGCATCGATGCAGAAACGGCAAATAAGATTTTCACTCTCGGATTTACGACAAAGGATGGCTATGATCGCGGTTATGGACTGGCAATCAGTGAACAGGCACTTGAAAAAGTGGGCGGCTCACTGCTGATCGAAGAAAGTGACTTAGGCGGGGCCTGCTTTTTAATCATTTTACAAAGGAAGTGA
- a CDS encoding phosphoglycerate mutase, translating into MGEIDISKEAIEKDLALIKTCLRLINQAVVLRKRSGETFTPSENEELHRVISKIDKDLNELKMNINYDTSK; encoded by the coding sequence ATGGGCGAAATAGACATAAGCAAAGAGGCGATCGAAAAGGATTTGGCACTGATTAAAACATGTTTAAGACTCATAAATCAAGCAGTAGTTTTAAGGAAACGCAGCGGCGAAACATTTACCCCTTCGGAAAATGAAGAGTTACATAGAGTAATATCCAAAATTGATAAAGATTTAAACGAACTTAAAATGAACATAAATTATGATACAAGCAAATAA
- a CDS encoding transcriptional regulator, which yields MDIWLLEDDFRIAAIHADYIRTIQRDAQVQQFLTGASLKEALLHKTPPAFLLMDLYIPDVTGYELVAYVRTHFPEIRIIMVTAAAERAHVEALYAYGVFDYIVKPFDEERLQKAFQQLHLTQSALQKKTHFTQQDLDMLFYRQNHSTTTEKALPKGIDTFTLEQVIHLFKEQKYTTLTATQLSEVIGTSRSTARRYLEYLVEMNILETKLLYGTVGRPERNYVLRGTYEQN from the coding sequence ATGGATATTTGGTTACTGGAAGACGATTTTCGGATTGCGGCGATTCATGCCGATTATATAAGAACAATTCAGCGGGATGCACAAGTACAGCAATTTTTAACGGGGGCCTCATTAAAAGAAGCACTCTTACATAAAACACCGCCAGCTTTTCTGTTGATGGATTTATATATTCCGGATGTCACAGGCTATGAACTTGTTGCGTATGTACGCACGCATTTTCCGGAAATCCGCATCATCATGGTAACGGCTGCAGCCGAGCGTGCGCATGTGGAAGCTTTATATGCATACGGAGTATTCGATTATATTGTGAAGCCGTTTGATGAAGAGCGATTGCAAAAAGCATTTCAGCAGCTTCATCTGACACAGTCGGCATTACAAAAGAAAACACATTTTACACAGCAAGACCTGGATATGCTGTTTTACCGGCAAAATCATTCGACGACGACTGAAAAGGCACTGCCGAAAGGAATCGATACCTTTACACTTGAACAGGTCATTCACTTATTTAAGGAGCAAAAGTACACAACATTAACGGCGACACAGTTAAGTGAAGTAATCGGCACGAGCCGCTCCACAGCACGCCGCTATTTGGAATACTTAGTGGAAATGAATATTCTGGAGACGAAGCTGCTTTACGGAACAGTCGGGCGTCCGGAACGTAATTATGTCCTTCGTGGAACTTATGAACAAAATTAG
- a CDS encoding 3-ketoacyl-ACP reductase: MKLQGKVAIVTGAASGMGKAIAELYAKEGAKVVVSDYNGEGAKTVADAIVAAGGQAIANQANVAELTDIERMFEETKAAYGQLDILVNNAGIMDGMEPVGEISDEKWDRLFSVNTMGVMRAMRIATNIFLEQGHGVIVNNISAGGLRGARAGAAYTASKHAVAGLTKNTGYMYANSGIRCNGIAPGGVMTNIQASMTGISEFGAARQQTGLGTMPRAGQPEEIAKLALFLGSDDSSFINGQVIAADAGWTAY; this comes from the coding sequence ATGAAATTACAAGGCAAAGTAGCAATCGTAACTGGTGCAGCTTCTGGTATGGGGAAAGCAATCGCTGAACTTTATGCAAAAGAAGGTGCAAAAGTTGTCGTTTCAGATTATAACGGTGAAGGTGCGAAAACGGTAGCGGATGCAATCGTGGCAGCTGGCGGACAAGCAATCGCCAATCAGGCTAACGTAGCAGAATTAACTGACATCGAGCGTATGTTTGAAGAAACAAAAGCAGCATACGGTCAATTAGATATTTTAGTAAACAACGCTGGAATCATGGACGGCATGGAGCCAGTCGGTGAAATTTCAGATGAGAAGTGGGATCGTCTTTTCTCAGTCAATACTATGGGTGTGATGCGTGCAATGCGTATCGCAACAAACATCTTCCTTGAACAAGGTCATGGTGTTATCGTGAACAACATTTCAGCTGGCGGCTTACGCGGTGCTCGCGCTGGTGCAGCTTATACTGCTTCTAAGCACGCAGTAGCTGGTTTAACGAAAAACACAGGTTATATGTACGCTAATTCTGGTATCCGTTGCAACGGAATTGCACCAGGTGGCGTAATGACAAATATTCAAGCTTCGATGACAGGCATTTCCGAGTTTGGTGCTGCTCGTCAGCAAACAGGTCTTGGCACAATGCCGCGCGCTGGTCAACCGGAGGAAATCGCTAAGCTAGCATTATTCCTAGGTTCTGATGATTCAAGCTTCATCAACGGACAAGTCATTGCTGCTGATGCTGGTTGGACTGCATACTAA
- a CDS encoding ribosomal subunit interface protein, with protein sequence MKDQTDVLDRGPFFHGTKAELNIGDLLEPLHLSNYQDKKSNYIYFTATLEAAKWGAELARSTAEERIYIVEPLGEFENDPNVTDKRFPGNPTRSYRSKSPLKIVAELGCWERHSDEVINHMLASLKKLSDEGKNVIYD encoded by the coding sequence ATGAAAGATCAAACAGATGTCCTCGATCGGGGTCCTTTTTTTCATGGTACGAAAGCAGAACTAAATATCGGGGATTTATTAGAGCCTCTTCACTTATCCAATTATCAGGATAAGAAATCGAACTATATTTACTTTACCGCAACATTGGAAGCTGCAAAATGGGGTGCCGAATTGGCAAGATCAACAGCAGAAGAGCGAATTTATATTGTTGAACCATTAGGTGAATTCGAAAATGACCCGAACGTTACGGACAAAAGATTCCCAGGAAACCCAACACGCTCATATCGTTCGAAATCTCCTTTGAAAATAGTCGCCGAATTAGGTTGTTGGGAGCGCCATTCCGATGAAGTCATCAATCATATGCTGGCATCTTTAAAGAAGTTAAGCGATGAAGGGAAAAATGTTATATACGATTAA